From the genome of Nasonia vitripennis strain AsymCx chromosome 1, Nvit_psr_1.1, whole genome shotgun sequence, one region includes:
- the LOC100115448 gene encoding phosphatidate phosphatase LPIN3 isoform X5, whose translation MYSMNYIGKFISNFRDFYNEINAATLTGAIDVVVIQQPDGSFTCSPFHVRFGKLGVLRSREKVVDIEINSEPRQIHMKLGDSGEAFFVEEVQGSDGFPIDAEIPPHLACSPIPNDDDCFPNNRRFNVLSDLPQEQHEKILRDSVMSIEREKWEQMSALPPDQRERFLIEHFSDLPLEQREKWLQIASLTSEERDKIFQEYYGTISTVQKQQMISEQYSALKTEDKERLFKENFPELPAEQRQKFEQALLTDWKKKDAPYSPKKANNREEGAEDEAEEEAEEEEDDNDDKEKTSRFLNDDEEIFDMENINQEDKPKALTATISNAKSFVAVTSTDRIRKISVVKNDFRPIVENSVSHQYDSKEKRNLAGDAETTNAHLPLSSSSSSSSTKRNSKDESATEESKCGSSNSKRKRKRKSIMKRKSAQRKISSSTNNNTSEPVVVSADSLETTVETAVMDVKKPTDTGSNSALSSDIKDIPVDKRLSKMSVSHASTDFHFFSDTEVTSKNKDSRPSSPVQSDTEFEVQKITQESKVGEEEKSHGQSWRWGELPSPPHDVNHDSRRISLGGTDVNCNNEKKAGDEEDAESGNGPSLPQSPNSVEGAIGGPKSLDSDFDESSKNFEPSSLDVSFSLCGVMESGCDQELPTDDIFQRNALRYEDICSDPKIYDNPNLVVKINGKFYSWPTACAVIMTYAAFQRHLPRSAFSTLCDDRKRSNTDVKAIEEGRTVSASSGGYSSWFSWRRSSQPPKKSPNSSFSKNDESSIVRPLAEINDNNDEQVPDDKAVIFITSDDRNKDVLNDERISSELTNSIESLATSQSVVSFSDAIEDRSAEQSGIEILPKESVDREGYNAGNEDSDEERSGHTTCKGIDIPLINLNHLSATSGATAFPKRPHHEGTQNYRKTLRLSSEQIASLNLKEGVNEVVFSVTTAYQGTTRCKCFIYQWRWDDKIVISDIDGTITKSDVLGHILPIVGKDWAQSGVAQLFTKIKNNGYKLLYLSARAIGQARVTREYLKSIRQGDLSLPDGPLLLNPTSLISAFHREVIEKKPEEFKISCLSDIKALFPEGSQPFYAGYGNRINDVWAYRAVGIPTTRIFTINHRGELKHELTQTFQSSYYSQSNIVDDLFPPLPNRLLSPSTSLM comes from the exons ATGTACAGCATGAATTACATTGGCAAATTTATCAGCAATTTCCGTGACTTTTACAATGAAATCAATGCAGCAACTCTCACCGGAGCCATCGACGTTGTGGTTATACAACAACCTGATGGCTCGTTTACCTGCTCCCCATTTCACGTACGCTTTGGAAAGCTTGGTGTACTACGCTCCAGAGAAAAAGTG GTtgatattgaaataaattccGAGCCGAGGCAGATTCACATGAAACTAGGAGATTCTGGTGAAGCTTTTTTCGTTGAAGAAGTACAGGGTTCTGATGGATTTCCCATCGATGCTGAAATTCCTCCACATTTGGCATGTTCACCCATTCCCAATGATGATGACTGTTTTCCTAACAATAGAAG GTTCAACGTTCTGTCCGATCTACCTCAAGAGCAGCACGAAAAAATTCTAAGAGATTCGGTTATGTCGATCGAACGAGAAAAGTGGGAACAAATGTCAGCCTTGCCACCTGACCAAAGAGAACGTTTTTTGATTGAGCACTTTTCAGATCTTCCACTTGAGCAGCGAGAAAAGTGGCTGCAGATTGCCTCTCTTACATCTGAGGAAAGggataaaatttttcaagagTATTACGGTACTATTTCAACAGTACAAAAACAACAAATGATCAGCGAACAGTATTCAGCACTCAAGACCGAAGACAAAGAGAGACTTTTCAAAGAAAACTTTCCTGAATTGCCTGCTGAGCAGAGACAAAAATTTGAACAAGCCCTTCTCACTGATTGGAAGAAAAAGGATGCACCATATTCGCCAAAAAAGGCT AATAACCGCGAAGAAGGTGCCGAAGACGAAGCTGAAGAGGaagctgaagaagaagaagacgacaaTGATGATAAAGAAAAGACCTCACGTTTCCTTAATGACGACGAGGAAATTTTTGATATGGAAAACATTAATCAAGAAGATAAACCGAAAGCACTTACTGCTACAATCTCGAACGCTAAATCGTTCGTTGCTGTAACGTCGACCGATAGAATTCGCAAAATCAGTGTAGTTAAAAACGATTTCCGCCCTATTGTGGAAAATTCCGTTAGCCATCAATATGATTCCAAAGAAAAGCGCAACTTGGCTGGAGATGCTGAAACTACCAATGCTCATTTGCCTCTATCTTCCTCTTCGTCGTCCTCTTCAACGAAACGCAATTCCAAAGACGAATCAGCTACTGAGGAAAGTAAATGCGGCAGCAGTAACTCAAAAAGAAAACGTAAGCGAAAGAGCATAATGAAAAGAAAGAGTGCACAGAGAAAAATTAGCTCGTctactaataataatacatcaGAACCTGTGGTGGTAAGTGCTGATAGTCTGGAAACAACTGTGGAAACTGCTGTGATGGATGTTAAGAAACCAACTGACACC GGTTCTAATTCTGCACTCAGTAGCGATATAAAAGACATTCCTGTAGATAAACGTTTAAGTAAAATGAGCGTTAGCCATGCATCGACCGATTTCCATTTTTTTAGCGATACCGAAGTAACATCCAA AAATAAGGATTCAAGACCTAGTTCTCCTGTGCAATCTGATACGGAATTCGAGGTTCAAAAGATAACACAAGAAAGCAAGGTtggcgaagaagaaaaatcacaTGGGCAGAGTTGGAGATGGGGCGAGTTGCCCAGTCCTCCGCATGATGTTAACCATGATAGCCGTAGAATTTCGTTGGGTGGCACTGATGTTAATTGCAATAACGAAA aaaaagcTGGAGACGAGGAGGATGCTGAATCAGGTAATGGGCCTTCGCTGCCACAGAGTCCAAATAGTGTTGAGGGTGCGATCGGCGGACCAAAATCTCTAGACAGTGACTTTGACGAATCTTCCAAGAATTTTGAGCCTTCGAGTCTTGATGTGTCTTTTTCATTATGTGGCGTTATGGAATCAGGTTGTGATCAAGAGCTCCCCACCGACGACATCTTTCAACGCAATGCTTTGCGCTACGAAGACATTTGCTCTGACCCCAAAATTTACGACAATCCGAATCTCGTTGTCAAGATCAATGGTAAATTTTATAGTTGGCCGACAGCATGTGCTGTTATTATGACCTATGCTGCTTTCCAAAGGCACTTGCCCAGAAGTGCTTTTTCCACTCTTTGCGATGATCGAAAGAGATCAAACACTGACGTCAAAGCCATCGAAGAAGGAAGAACCGTTTCAGCTTCTAGTGGAGGATACAGTTCCTGGTTTTCCTGGAGACGATCCAGTCAACCGCCCAAAAAATCACCCAATTCAAGCTTTTCAAAAA ATGACGAGAGTTCAATTGTAAGACCATTAGCTGAAATCAATGACAACAATGATGAACAAGTTCCGGATGATAAAGCCGTTATCTTTATTACTAG CGATGATAGAAACAAGGACGTATTAAATGACGAACGCATCAGTTCTGAGTTGACAAATAGTATCGAGAGTTTAGCCACTAGCCAGTCGGTCGTCAGTTTCAGCGATGCAATTGAGGACAGGTCTGCTGAACAGTCTGGGATAGAAATATTGCCAAAAGAAAGCGTCGATCGCGAAGGCTACAACGCTGGCAACGAAGACTCGGATGAGGAGCGAAGCGGTCACACTACTTGTAAGGGTATCGATATACCCCTAATCAATTTAAACCATTTGTCGGCTACCTCCGGTGCTACGGCTTTTCCCAAAAGACCTCATCACGAAGGCACGCAGAACTATAGAAAAACATTAAGACTTTCTTCTGAGCAAATC GCTAGCTTAAACTTAAAAGAAGGAGTAAACGAAGTTGTCTTTAGTGTGACAACGGCCTACCAGGGTACCACACGTTGCAAGTGCTTTATCTATCAATGGCGCTGGGATGACAAGATTGTTATTTCCGACATCGACGGCACCATCACCAAATCCGATGTACTCGGTCACATACTGCCAATCGTTGGGAAAGATTGGGCTCAATCAGGTGTCGCTCAACTCtttactaaaataaaaaataatggatACAAGCTTCTTTACTTGTCCGCAAGAGCCATCGGCCAGGCGAGAGTTACACGCGAATACCTTAAAAGTATTAGACAAGGTGATTTGTCCTTACCCGACGGTCCACTTCTCTTGAACCCAACAAGCTTGATTTCGGCCTTCCATAGAGAGGTTATAGAGAAAAAGCCCGAAGagtttaaaatttcatgtCTCAGTGACATCAAAGCTCTATTCCCCGAGGGATCACAGCCGTTCTATGCTGGTTATGGAAATCGT
- the LOC100115448 gene encoding phosphatidate phosphatase LPIN3 isoform X4 encodes MYSMNYIGKFISNFRDFYNEINAATLTGAIDVVVIQQPDGSFTCSPFHVRFGKLGVLRSREKVVDIEINSEPRQIHMKLGDSGEAFFVEEVQGSDGFPIDAEIPPHLACSPIPNDDDCFPNNRRFNVLSDLPQEQHEKILRDSVMSIEREKWEQMSALPPDQRERFLIEHFSDLPLEQREKWLQIASLTSEERDKIFQEYYGTISTVQKQQMISEQYSALKTEDKERLFKENFPELPAEQRQKFEQALLTDWKKKDAPYSPKKANNREEGAEDEAEEEAEEEEDDNDDKEKTSRFLNDDEEIFDMENINQEDKPKALTATISNAKSFVAVTSTDRIRKISVVKNDFRPIVENSVSHQYDSKEKRNLAGDAETTNAHLPLSSSSSSSSTKRNSKDESATEESKCGSSNSKRKRKRKSIMKRKSAQRKISSSTNNNTSEPVVVSADSLETTVETAVMDVKKPTDTGSNSALSSDIKDIPVDKRLSKMSVSHASTDFHFFSDTEVTSKNKDSRPSSPVQSDTEFEVQKITQESKVGEEEKSHGQSWRWGELPSPPHDVNHDSRRISLGGTDVNCNNEKKAGDEEDAESGNGPSLPQSPNSVEGAIGGPKSLDSDFDESSKNFEPSSLDVSFSLCGVMESGCDQELPTDDIFQRNALRYEDICSDPKIYDNPNLVVKINGKFYSWPTACAVIMTYAAFQRHLPRSAFSTLCDDRKRSNTDVKAIEEGRTVSASSGGYSSWFSWRRSSQPPKKSPNSSFSKNDESSIVRPLAEINDNNDEQVPDDKAVIFITSDDRNKDVLNDERISSELTNSIESLATSQSVVSFSDAIEDRSAEQSGIEILPKESVDREGYNAGNEDSDEERSGHTTCKGIDIPLINLNHLSATSGATAFPKRPHHEGTQNYRKTLRLSSEQIASLNLKEGVNEVVFSVTTAYQGTTRCKCFIYQWRWDDKIVISDIDGTITKSDVLGHILPIVGKDWAQSGVAQLFTKIKNNGYKLLYLSARAIGQARVTREYLKSIRQGDLSLPDGPLLLNPTSLISAFHREVIEKKPEEFKISCLSDIKALFPEGSQPFYAGYGNRINDVWAYRAVGIPTTRIFTINHRGELKHELTQTFQSSYSNMSYIVDHLFPALREDAADEFSNFSYWREPIQDLLKLEMHVVQN; translated from the exons ATGTACAGCATGAATTACATTGGCAAATTTATCAGCAATTTCCGTGACTTTTACAATGAAATCAATGCAGCAACTCTCACCGGAGCCATCGACGTTGTGGTTATACAACAACCTGATGGCTCGTTTACCTGCTCCCCATTTCACGTACGCTTTGGAAAGCTTGGTGTACTACGCTCCAGAGAAAAAGTG GTtgatattgaaataaattccGAGCCGAGGCAGATTCACATGAAACTAGGAGATTCTGGTGAAGCTTTTTTCGTTGAAGAAGTACAGGGTTCTGATGGATTTCCCATCGATGCTGAAATTCCTCCACATTTGGCATGTTCACCCATTCCCAATGATGATGACTGTTTTCCTAACAATAGAAG GTTCAACGTTCTGTCCGATCTACCTCAAGAGCAGCACGAAAAAATTCTAAGAGATTCGGTTATGTCGATCGAACGAGAAAAGTGGGAACAAATGTCAGCCTTGCCACCTGACCAAAGAGAACGTTTTTTGATTGAGCACTTTTCAGATCTTCCACTTGAGCAGCGAGAAAAGTGGCTGCAGATTGCCTCTCTTACATCTGAGGAAAGggataaaatttttcaagagTATTACGGTACTATTTCAACAGTACAAAAACAACAAATGATCAGCGAACAGTATTCAGCACTCAAGACCGAAGACAAAGAGAGACTTTTCAAAGAAAACTTTCCTGAATTGCCTGCTGAGCAGAGACAAAAATTTGAACAAGCCCTTCTCACTGATTGGAAGAAAAAGGATGCACCATATTCGCCAAAAAAGGCT AATAACCGCGAAGAAGGTGCCGAAGACGAAGCTGAAGAGGaagctgaagaagaagaagacgacaaTGATGATAAAGAAAAGACCTCACGTTTCCTTAATGACGACGAGGAAATTTTTGATATGGAAAACATTAATCAAGAAGATAAACCGAAAGCACTTACTGCTACAATCTCGAACGCTAAATCGTTCGTTGCTGTAACGTCGACCGATAGAATTCGCAAAATCAGTGTAGTTAAAAACGATTTCCGCCCTATTGTGGAAAATTCCGTTAGCCATCAATATGATTCCAAAGAAAAGCGCAACTTGGCTGGAGATGCTGAAACTACCAATGCTCATTTGCCTCTATCTTCCTCTTCGTCGTCCTCTTCAACGAAACGCAATTCCAAAGACGAATCAGCTACTGAGGAAAGTAAATGCGGCAGCAGTAACTCAAAAAGAAAACGTAAGCGAAAGAGCATAATGAAAAGAAAGAGTGCACAGAGAAAAATTAGCTCGTctactaataataatacatcaGAACCTGTGGTGGTAAGTGCTGATAGTCTGGAAACAACTGTGGAAACTGCTGTGATGGATGTTAAGAAACCAACTGACACC GGTTCTAATTCTGCACTCAGTAGCGATATAAAAGACATTCCTGTAGATAAACGTTTAAGTAAAATGAGCGTTAGCCATGCATCGACCGATTTCCATTTTTTTAGCGATACCGAAGTAACATCCAA AAATAAGGATTCAAGACCTAGTTCTCCTGTGCAATCTGATACGGAATTCGAGGTTCAAAAGATAACACAAGAAAGCAAGGTtggcgaagaagaaaaatcacaTGGGCAGAGTTGGAGATGGGGCGAGTTGCCCAGTCCTCCGCATGATGTTAACCATGATAGCCGTAGAATTTCGTTGGGTGGCACTGATGTTAATTGCAATAACGAAA aaaaagcTGGAGACGAGGAGGATGCTGAATCAGGTAATGGGCCTTCGCTGCCACAGAGTCCAAATAGTGTTGAGGGTGCGATCGGCGGACCAAAATCTCTAGACAGTGACTTTGACGAATCTTCCAAGAATTTTGAGCCTTCGAGTCTTGATGTGTCTTTTTCATTATGTGGCGTTATGGAATCAGGTTGTGATCAAGAGCTCCCCACCGACGACATCTTTCAACGCAATGCTTTGCGCTACGAAGACATTTGCTCTGACCCCAAAATTTACGACAATCCGAATCTCGTTGTCAAGATCAATGGTAAATTTTATAGTTGGCCGACAGCATGTGCTGTTATTATGACCTATGCTGCTTTCCAAAGGCACTTGCCCAGAAGTGCTTTTTCCACTCTTTGCGATGATCGAAAGAGATCAAACACTGACGTCAAAGCCATCGAAGAAGGAAGAACCGTTTCAGCTTCTAGTGGAGGATACAGTTCCTGGTTTTCCTGGAGACGATCCAGTCAACCGCCCAAAAAATCACCCAATTCAAGCTTTTCAAAAA ATGACGAGAGTTCAATTGTAAGACCATTAGCTGAAATCAATGACAACAATGATGAACAAGTTCCGGATGATAAAGCCGTTATCTTTATTACTAG CGATGATAGAAACAAGGACGTATTAAATGACGAACGCATCAGTTCTGAGTTGACAAATAGTATCGAGAGTTTAGCCACTAGCCAGTCGGTCGTCAGTTTCAGCGATGCAATTGAGGACAGGTCTGCTGAACAGTCTGGGATAGAAATATTGCCAAAAGAAAGCGTCGATCGCGAAGGCTACAACGCTGGCAACGAAGACTCGGATGAGGAGCGAAGCGGTCACACTACTTGTAAGGGTATCGATATACCCCTAATCAATTTAAACCATTTGTCGGCTACCTCCGGTGCTACGGCTTTTCCCAAAAGACCTCATCACGAAGGCACGCAGAACTATAGAAAAACATTAAGACTTTCTTCTGAGCAAATC GCTAGCTTAAACTTAAAAGAAGGAGTAAACGAAGTTGTCTTTAGTGTGACAACGGCCTACCAGGGTACCACACGTTGCAAGTGCTTTATCTATCAATGGCGCTGGGATGACAAGATTGTTATTTCCGACATCGACGGCACCATCACCAAATCCGATGTACTCGGTCACATACTGCCAATCGTTGGGAAAGATTGGGCTCAATCAGGTGTCGCTCAACTCtttactaaaataaaaaataatggatACAAGCTTCTTTACTTGTCCGCAAGAGCCATCGGCCAGGCGAGAGTTACACGCGAATACCTTAAAAGTATTAGACAAGGTGATTTGTCCTTACCCGACGGTCCACTTCTCTTGAACCCAACAAGCTTGATTTCGGCCTTCCATAGAGAGGTTATAGAGAAAAAGCCCGAAGagtttaaaatttcatgtCTCAGTGACATCAAAGCTCTATTCCCCGAGGGATCACAGCCGTTCTATGCTGGTTATGGAAATCGT